The stretch of DNA TCATCTTTTATTACCTTATCTGTTCTACGAAAAGTTGTTGTGCCTTTATTAATATTATTCAAAAACTCTATTTTAAACTCATCATTAGATTTTTTCAATATTTGTCCTTGATAAGAATATCCATTATCCTTATAAAATGTAAGTACATGAATCCCTTTTTCTTTAAAGGAGGTTATATTGTATTTCAATTTTTCCGTTTCGTTATAAATTATAGCTCCTTTGTATAGATAATCTGTATATCGAATTACAATGGAATCATTTATAAAGGAATAGTAACTTTCTTTTTTGAAAGTGTTTTTATCGTTTATTTTAGCAATGTAATACCAATTATTTCTTTTTAAATATTCAACATCAAAAGAAGTAATATTAGTAGGTTTTGATTTACTGTAGTACCTAATAAAAATACTGTCATTTTTAGACTTAACAACTAAATCATTTTTATTAAATTTTAATTGTTTTCCTTTCTTGTTTAATCTTATAACTTTATTATTTGTTGAATTATAAACCACGGAATCCTTAAAGTCTAAAATCATAGGAAGAGGATATTTATGGACTTTATTAGTATAATTTCCTATCCAAATATCATGTTCAACCTTTTTTTTACATGAAAAAAAGAGGAAGAGAATACAACCATAACAAATTATTTTGATTAAATTTTTCATAGAGTACAATAAAACAATTAAAAAAAGCTTCTTAATCTATAGAGGACTTCTTCATTTATGTTTAAAATTAATTGTTTAAAGCATAGTTATAACCTTCATTGAAAGAACTTATAATAGCATCATAATCTATTTGAAGCAAACAAATTACAGCAGTTGTAATTGTAATAAAAAATAAATTTTTGTTTAATTTTTGTGTTTTCTTTATAGATATGAATAGTAAAATCATTATTCCAAGAGAAATAAATGTTTTACCATTTATTGACCAATTGAATAAGGGGGTTAATTCTAAATTAAGTAACAAAACAATTGACGTTATGGAGATCAATGGTAAAATGACTGTTTCTTTTTTCATAATTTTAAATTTAATATACTTATTAATTAGGAAAAGCATTATATTTTATAGCTAATTTAAACAATAAAACTTGAATCTCACTAAATTTATGATCTTGAGCTAGTTCATTTATATTAGAATTATAATCACAAAAAAGAATAAAGTTCTGTATGTCAGAATCTTTTATTTTTAAATCATTAATAAAAAAATAAGCCCCAAAATATTCTTGTATTAATTTTCTAATTTTATGATTATCTATATATGTTTTTGCCTTTTTTAATTTTTTTTGAGATGATTTATACATATTAAATGATCTTCTATAAAATACAGGAGGACCGTTGTTTTTTGGAGGAGCAATATAAAAAGACACTTGTTCCCCTAAATCTAAATTAGTTGGTTGAACTTTGTTTAAAATTTGTTGTTGCTTGTAACTTTTTAATTTTGATTGATTTTCTTTTATATCGGCTGCTAAATCTCCAGAAAATTTTAAAGGACTTATAATAACTTCATCTATAGTATACCTGTTAATATCAATATAAAAGTATTTTTCTTTTATTTCCTTACTTGTAATAATATATTCTTTATTAAAAGCATTTAGTATAAGTGTATCACTTTCTTTAACCTTTAATTTGAAAATTGTATTGGTAACAGTATTAATAGAGTCATAACTATTCTTATTATACAACATTATAAGTGTATTTTCTTCACTTAAAATCTCCCCATTTATAATTTCTCTGTTTTGAGAAAAAAGTAGATGAAACAGTATAAACAATATAAAAGAAAAAGAATACTTCATTAATTGTATTTAAATAAATCCCTAAACTGATAAAAAATACGTTCAATTAATCTTAAATCTTCTGTTATAATATCAGCAGTTCCTTGCATTTCTTGTTGGAAATATAGATCCTTATTATAGGTTGTATGTAATTTATTAGGTAATGTTACCTCTATGTAATAGTTCCCTTGTTTATCAGGTGTCAAAGACATGGTTTTAACATAACCTTCTACCATTCCAAACTCTTGATAAGGGTAATTATCTAATTTAATCAAAACTTTCTGATTGGGTTTTATTTTTCCTGTTTTATTTGCTTTTGTAGTTATCTTTCCTACAATTTCAGAATCTAAAGGTAAAATAGAAATCACATTATCTCCAACTTTTACAAATTGATTTTCTCCCCAAAACTGCTGAAAACTAGCTTTTCCACTAATGGAAGCTTTTATTAAATAAATATGTTCCCACTGTTTTAAAGAACGTTTTAATTGCTCATAAGATAAAATAACTTCTTTTAAAAAACGGGTATTATCTTGCGTATTATGAATTGTTGAACTTTGAATTCCCTTTTGAGCTGTTACCTTTGATGAATGAAGCTGTGAAAGTTGTATTTTTGTATTCTCATAATTTCGTTTTGCCTGTAAATAATCCAATTCTTTTGATTCAAGATCTACTTGAGATATTACACCTTCTTCATATAGAGATTTTGTTCGATTATAATCTTTTTTTCTTACTTCTAATTCTTTTCTTTCCAATTCTTGCTGAGATTTTAAAACTCTGGATTGTGTATTTAGTTCTAATAAAGTCTGTTCACTGGCTAATGACTCTATTGAATAAGGTTTTAATTTTTTATGCAATGTATAATCGGAATAGGCTTTTTCAAATAAAGCATAATCTTGTTCCAGTTCTCCTAAATTGAGATGTTGTATTTTTTCTATTGGAAATTTAAAATTAGTATAATTTTGATTAAAAGAATCTATAACCTCTCTTAAGTTTAAAATATCATTGAAATTAGCTGTATTCTCGATAACCGCTAATATTTCATTTCTATTTACTTTTTGTTGATCTTCAACTAAGAATTTCACAATTCTCCCCCCTGTTTGGGCTTCAATTTTCTCTATAGGCGTATTGGTTGTAATTTTAATAGTTGTTGAAATAAAATCAGGATATTTAACCATCCAACTTACCATTAATATAAGTATTATAGATAAGAATATAATCGTTATTCCCCATCTAACAATCCATCTAGGAGGGTTACTCAATACTTCCTGAACTTCTTCAGATCTTAAATCAATATGTTCTAATTCATTAGGATTCATTTAACTTCTCTAGTTCTAATTGATTTTTAACTAAATGGTAATAATCTCCTTTCTTTGCAATAAGACTACTATGCGTTCCTTGTTCTACAATTTTTCCACTATTCATTACAATGATCTGATCTGCATTTTTTACGGTACTAAGGCGATGAGCTATTATAACAGCTGTTTTACCTTTAAAAAACTGATTGAGATTTTCCATTATAATTCTTTCATTGTGAGCATCTAAAGCACTTGTTGCTTCATCAAAAAAAATGAAATCTGGATTTTTATATACAGCTCGTGCAATTAATAAACGTTGTTTTTGGCCACCACTTATCCCAATTCCTTCACTCCCAATTTTTGAATTGTAACTTAAAGGTAAACTTTCTATAAAATCTTTGATATTAGCTACAGTTACAGCTCGCAACAACTTTTCTTTATCAATATAATTTTCTCCTACTACAATATTATGGGCAATGGTATCATTAAAAATATAACCTTCCTGCATAACAGCTCCACAGTGTGAACGCCATGTTCTTTGTGAAATGGTATTAAAGTTTTGACTCCCTAGCTTAATAAAACCTTCATTAGGTTCATAAAAACGCATTAAAAGTTTCATAAGGGTTGTTTTTCCACTTCCTGAAGCTCCTACTATAGCTGTTGTTTTTTTATGAGGAATAATTAGATCAATCTGATTAAGTACATATTCTTTTACTCCTATATAACGAAAACTCAAATTATCAATTTGAATATCTTTGTTAGGTTCTATTTCATATAATTTAGGTTGTTCTAAATCTTCCTCATCTTCTTTATCATGAATTTCATTTAATCGTTCTAAGCTAATCTTAGCATCTTGCATATCCTGTATAAAATCAACCAATTGAGAAATTGGATTATTTAACTGTCCTATAATGTATTGTATTGATAACATCATACCTAATGAAATTTCTCCTTTTAAAACCAAAGAAGCAGAAGTAAATGTAATGAGAATATTTTTTAATTCATTAATAAACTGAGAGCCAATAGATTGCAATTGCTCTAAGGTTAAACCTTCCATAGACACCTTAAATAAACGAACTTGTATAAACTCCCATCCCCATCGTTTTTGTCTTTCAGCATTATGTAGTTTTATTTCTTGCATTCCACTAATGAGTTCAATGGTTTTACTTTGTTCTTCACTCATTTGGGTGAAACGTTTGTAATCCAATTCTTTTCTGCGTTTTAAAAAGAAAAAAATCCAACCAATAAATAAAATACTTCCTATAATAAAAATTAAAAAAATAGTAAGATTATAATAAATAAGAATAAAACTAAAAACAATAATATTAAAAAATGAAAAAAGAGTATTAAGAGACGATCCAGTTAAAAAAGTTTCTATTCTTTTGTGATCTTCAATACGTTGCATAATATCGCCTGTCATTCGAGTATCAAAATAGGCTATGGGAAGATTCATGAGTTTTATAAAAAAATCTGAAACTAATGAAATATTGATTCGTGTGCTTAAATGTAATAAAATCCAACTTCGAATAGCTTGAATACTGATTTGCCCTACAAACAACATAATTTGAGCAATTAATATTAAATAGATAAAATCTAAATCTTGATTTTGAATCCCAATATCTACAATACTTTGAGTAAGAAAAGGAAATAGTAATTGTAAAAGACTTCCTGCTACTAACCCTATAATTAACTGAAAAACAAGTAATTTGTATTTGAATAGATAAGTGTAAATGAATTTAAATCCAGCATTGGATTTTGTCTCCCATTTATTATCGTAGAATCTATGAGTTGGTTCTAAAAATAAAGCAATTCCTTCTTCGGTTGTTTCGTTTGCATTTTTACCAATCCAATTTTCTATAAATTCATCTTCTTCATACGTTATTAAACCATAAGCAGGATCTGAAATATAAACTGTATTTTTTGTGATCTTATAAATTACTACAAAATGGTATTTATTCCAATGTAAAATACAAGGTAAAGGAGCCTCTTCTTCTAACGTTTCATAATCTAATTTAGCACCTATAGTTTTGAATCCAATATTTTCAGCAGCTTCTGATAAACCTAATAAAGAACTTCCCTCTCTTGTAGTTTCACTCAAATGACGTATTTGTTCCAAATTAATAGATTTACCATAATATTTACTTATAATTCGTAAACAAGTAGGTCCACAATCTTTTTGCCCTGGCTGCTTATAATTTGGGAATGATTTCAAAGTCTTAAAATTAAATTTATTTTAAATATTTCTGTATTCCATATTCACTCTTATAATACTGAAATAGTAGATCGTAGCATACCCATTCATTAATTCGTTGCTTGGAATGAAAAGACCTATTGCATAACATATGTAAATAGCTATACAACAAACTATTAATTATCTCCTGATCTTTTGTCTTTTGAGAAATATCTTTAGCTATTTTAGAATATAGTTCGTGAAAATAGGATTCATCTTCCGTTTCTTCTTTAAGGGTACTCTTTATCATATTAGCTGAATCTCTATATTTTTTATTAAGTTGTTTTCTTGTAAACTTATTAATTTTAAACTCATCTCCAAAATCCATTTTCATAGTTTCTAATAAATCTTTTTTACTTTTTAAATCTAATTTGAAACTATTTAATATTGTATCAATCATTTTTATTACTAAAAGCCATCTATTTTCACTATTAAAATCTATAGATTGTAAATTTGTGAGGACTTGCTTACTGTTTATATAAAAAAACTCTTCAGAAAACTCTATTAATTCGTTATGATATCGTTCAATTTCTCTATTATACGTGTCTAAAACAACTTTATAAGCCATTTTTTTTGAGACTAACGTATCTAATTTTTTATATAAAATAGAAATAATGAACCCTATATTATTTACATCATTGATCAAAAAACGTATTCTAATATGAGGATCAGGATCATTATAACGAATAAAAAACCATTTTATAATATTTTTTTTTATTATTTCTTCCTCAAGAATATCAGGTAAATAATTAATTATAAAATGATCTATAGTCTGAGTACCCATATATATTTTATAATAGATCCATTCACTACCAATAATAAAATGACGTTTTATGTTTTGCATACTGAAAAAATAAATTCGTTAGAGTAAACACAATCTTCTTTTTTAACAATAGAATTATATTTAGTAAATAAATTTTCTTTTAAAATAACCTCTTCTTTATTTTTTATAACTTCTAAAAAAAGATTACAATTAAATTGATCCTTTAAATTGATAGGTAGTTCATTATCAAATTCAACTACTAAAATATGGTCATCAATATTCATTTCATTTGTAATTTTAAAAACATCATTAGGTGTTTTTAACATTTTTAATTGTTTTTCGTCTAACAACCATTTTTTTGGAGAAAGAATTATATTTTGATATTGAACTCTAGGAACATATTTAAAATCTTTCAATAATGAATTTATATTCATACCTAAATAATCAACTTTATCTTGAGTTTGTAAATCACATAAAAAATTATAGATAGGTAATGCATTAAAACTATAGTTATGAGCATTTGATAATCTTGGTTCAACTATTTTATTATGCTTTCTTGATCTTAGAATTATCTTATTATTTTTTATAGACAGATATAAATCATTAATATTAATTTGATTCTCTATTGGTAAATTACTTTTTGCTAAATAAGGTATTTCATAGTTTCTTACATTTTTCCTATAAAGGATATTCCCTGTTCTACTTTCTGGAAGATGAATAATTTCTGCTAGAATTCGATTGGATTGATTTTGATTTTCAAGCTCTAAAATATTATTTATAAGGTTTTCAATATTTTTGCTAACATGACCAAATCTTCCTAATAAATACGTACCAGAAGATCCTCCAACAGAACTCATACTAATCAAGTTTTCTCCTTTTTTTTCTCCCTCTAATAAAGAACATAAAATAGAAAATGTATCAGGTAAATCATTCCATTTGTCTTCAAAATTACTTAGGTCAGATTCCGAAATAATAATTTTTTCTTCATTATTTTTTAAAGCTTCAACATATTTTTCTTTTAAAAATTGAGGAATAGTATTTTGATCACTTTGACCTTCTTCTGTATTCAAATTTAAAATTAGATCATCTATTAGAGGATTTACATCGTATCCCCCTTTTAAATTTTGATCATACCCTATGCCTAACTCTACATCTAATGCTAGAGGTAAAGCAATTTCCTCATCTTCATATCTTTTATAAAATTCTTCTTTGAATTTTTCTAATCTAGTGTTTGGAACTTTACTAGTAAGTTTAGTTAAAATATAAACTCCTTTTTTAAGATCTTTTAAAATACTTTTATTAATCGTATTAGTATTATAAAACACTTCTAAATCTGTTTGTAATATGTATTTTTTATTTATAGAAGTATTATTCTTTTTTAAGAGTTTTTCTAATACATTGTAATCTTTATAAGCATAAAAAGATGACATTGAATTATTAGTTATGAGATCACGTATATCATGCAAGTTAGGAATATTCGTTTTATCACATAATATATTTAAATAGTCATTTCCAGAAACAGGTGAGGATAGATCACTTATCAATATTTGATTTTCAATGAGTTCTAATATAAAGTTTTTCAAATCAGTTTTATTTATAGAAGTATCATTCATATATAATTGAAGTTCATCTACTATTTCTTTTATCGTTTTTCCATATTTAGTTTTTTCTAATATAAATTTAATATAGTCTGAATAGTCAATAGATATGGTAAAATGTTGTCTAATATTGTCAATATACTTATATTCTACATATCGATAATGATCTCCTACTCGATAAATACTCGTATTTGGATAATATTTTAATTGCTTATAGACATTTTCTTGCTTTTCTAATTCAAAAGAAAGAGAGCATAGATAGTTCATATCCAATCTATTAATTCTTCTAAATTTATCAAAAGAGCCTATTTCTACTTCCGTCGTTTTTTCTGATATATCACCTATTGCAATTCCTGAAAATAAACCAAAAGGAGTACATCTAGATGACATCCGTAATATATATTTCAGAATACTTCTTTTTAATTTCTCTACTTTATCTATCGAAGTTATTTCTTGATTTAAATACTTTATAATTTGATCATAAAGTTCTGGAGAAGCTAAATATACTGCTTCTAAAAATAGATCGTTTTTACAAAAACTTTTTATTTCTTCATCAGTAAATTCTTTATATATCCACTGTAAATCAAATAGAGGAGTCCTTGCTACGTATTGATTAAGAATTTTATATTCTCTACTCATTTAATAGAAATTTCATTAAAAATTTATTGATAAAAACCTAAAGCTTCTGCCCATAAATAATCATCAAAATCAGAAGAGGATAATATTAAACCAATACCTAAAATACCATCAAATAAACTATATTTATCATAAGGATAATTTTTTGTTTCATTTTGCCATATTGATTCAGGCATAAGAATAGTTTCATTAGTATTTAAAACAGTTTGAGTATTTATCAATAATTGGTTCTCCCAATATTGAATTTTTTCTTTCACAATTTCTAATTTCAAGTAATTGTTTACTTTTTTTAAAAGGAAGACTATAGCACCAATTCCATGTGAAAATCCAATATCATAAAATGATTCTTTCTCAAAATAAATAATACCTGATTCTTTAATATCTATTTGGCAAAAGTCAAGAACCATTTCTTTAGCTATGAGAAACAGGTTATCTCTCCCATTCCCAATAACATTATTCGCATATAATAAAGAATATGCTACTCTTAAATAACCAAAAGAGTTTGATAAATTATTAATATTCTGTTTAGGTTTAAAAGTTTTATGTTTTTTTATACTCACCTCTTTGAACATGATTTTATAATCTATAGCAACTTTTAAAAGTTCATCGAGTATTGAGTCTATATATTTATTTTGAAAATTTATCTCTTTTAATTTTATAAAATAATTTAAAATATCCAAATGATAATTAATGTCAATTGATTTTTTCATTAAATAATCATCCCATGTAATATAATTTTCATAATAAGTACGTTTGTAATAAAGTATGTTTATAATTTCATTAATTATACTATCTTTTTGATCTTTATATTTTTTTGATAAAAAAAATATTTGAGATTTACCAATACATCCATGAATGAAATTATATTTTCTATTAGTTAAATCATAATGAATAGACTCTATTAAATACTTCTCTATATCATCAGTTAATGACTGATCATTAATAATATTACTTTTATAGAAATAATTAATTGCCCAAAATATTCCCTCAAATCCATGTATAAAACTATAAGCTAATTCTTGTTTTTCAAATTCCTTTATAAATTCTTGTAAAAGATTTATAGCTTTATTCTTATTTACTTCTTCATTAGTGACTCTATATAGATGTGTAAAAAAAATTATTGTACCTAAATCTTCATCAATAAATGGATAATACATCTTTTTTGATTTTTCAAAAAGTCTTGTAGAAATCTCATTTATAATCCTTTGTCTATCTATGTTTAACATTTTTATACTTTTAAATAATTATCTGATAGGTTTACCCTACCAGATAATAAAAAAACACTTATTTTTGATAAGTTGTAACAGAGCCACCTATAGCAATAAAACATTTCTTCTTAGTACTAAGAATACATAATCCTCCATGTACTTTTTGCATTTCTTGATTATTAAGTCTTGAAACTGTTTTTTTGTTTAATTGTAATTTATCCATTTTTTTAATTTTTAAATTAGTACCTACTCTATTAAATAGGATTTTCAGTTACCTCCTTACTTTATGTCTAGAATTTAAAGTCTAAATGATTAAATCATATATGATTTTTATAATAATATTTTTTTGATTAATCTATATGTGTTTCTGATTCCATTTCTTGAAACAATAATATCCTCTTCAGTTACATCTTTTATATTATCGTTCATTATAAAATCACACCAATTTTCGGATGACATATTCTCGTAATTAACGTCATTAATCATAATTATTTTATCTCCAATTTGAAGTCCTTTTTTGCTTGCATCAGAGCCATCGTAAATAGCGCTTATGTACAAGTTGTTATTTTTAAAATTAAGTGTATACCCAAAAGATTTTAAACTTTTAGTTTTATCTAAATTTAGAGACTTATCAATTAACATCTCTTTATCAAACCAATTTAGAATTATATGTGTATTTTTAAAAAAATCAAATCCTATTACATTCCCTGATAAGTCATTAAAAGTAACAGTCTGATTTTTTAGATTCATGTCTCCAATTGAAAATTCATCTACTCGAGCAAAATTTATCGTTTCATGAATCTCTTGTCCATAAATACCTACGTTATGTATTCCTTTTGCTTGAATTGACTTAATATCAGTTAACTTTTCATAAACTCTATTTGATATATTCACTCCTCCATTATACCCCAAATCAATTATAGTATTTAACACTTTATTTCCATTAATTTTACTTATAATAGATGGCGTTTTATCATACCCAACAAAAAATTTAGTCCGATATACATCTTTTAAACTTTCTTTACCAAAAGTCATTTTATCTTTTATAGTAATGATATTTTCTGGAAAATTAAAGTCCCAAATTGTACTTTTCATTAAATTAGCTCCTATTATTCCTTCAATATTGAGACATTTAAAATGATCTTCTTCTAAATCATAAACAGAAGCTCCTATATTTTGAAAATTAACCCCTGCTATATTAATATTATCAATCAAAGTAAAATTCAACGCAGTGGTATCCGAATTAAAATCTGACACATTTTGTTTCCCTTCAAATTTTAACCCTAATTTATTAAATAAATGATGACTAATTACTGTAGGAGCACCTGTATCTAGTAAAAAATTATATTTATTACCTTTTAACTCCGCTTCAATTATAATTAAACCATTTTTAATTTTATAAGGAATATCTACAGAATAACTTTTTTCAACAACATTTCCACTATTTAATGTTGAAATTATCTTAGAGTTTACACAACTATTTATTAATAAACAAAAAGTTAAAATAGTAAGAATAGATCTATTTATCTTCATAGAAATTAAATATAAATTTTGAAACAATATTAAACGTTATAAGAGTAAAATAAAACAATAATTGACAATGATTTATAAATCTACTTTTAACAATTTATAAATTCACCCTACAAAATAACTTTTTAAACCACTGATAAAAAGGAAATTACGTTATTTTATCTATTTTTATTTTTTTTACTAAATTCTTTAACACTAAATTTGAAAAAAAACTAATTTGTACAAAAAAATTAATCTAATAGTTACTTTTTTTATTTCTATTACTTTTATATTTTTTATAAAAGCTGAAATAAATGATTCTTTAATTACAAAAAATTATAAAGAATTAGAAGAAAAAATCCATGATTATGCTAAAACAAAAAAGGATAGAAAACAATATGCATACACTTATTTAAAAAAGGCTAAAATTAATAGAGATACATTAAATTTATTAAATGCTTATTACAATATTTGTTTTGTTATAGACTATAACAAAGGTTTACAATACACAGATAGCATGCTATTAATTTCAAAAACAGGTTATTATATGAATTATCCTGAAAAGGCCTATGAAATGAAAGGAAACCTTTATTATAATCTTAATAATAATGTTGAAGCTCTCGAAAATTATTTGATAGCAGAAAAAATAGCTAAGAAAAAAAACAATAAAGAATTACTATTTTTTTTAAAACAATCTTTAGGTAATCTTTATAATAATTTTAATAGAAATAAAAAAGCTAAAAAATATTTAATTGAAACTACAAA from Flavobacteriaceae bacterium UJ101 encodes:
- a CDS encoding pediocin PA-1 transport/processing ATP-binding protein PedD (Involved in the export process of the bacteriocin pediocin PA-1/AcH. Is also essential for pediocin production. Belongs to the ABC transporter superfamily. Pediocin PA-1 exporter (TC 3.A.1.112.2) family; Contains 1 ABC transmembrane type-1 domain; Contains 1 ABC transporter domain; Contains 1 peptidase C39 domain.), which translates into the protein MKSFPNYKQPGQKDCGPTCLRIISKYYGKSINLEQIRHLSETTREGSSLLGLSEAAENIGFKTIGAKLDYETLEEEAPLPCILHWNKYHFVVIYKITKNTVYISDPAYGLITYEEDEFIENWIGKNANETTEEGIALFLEPTHRFYDNKWETKSNAGFKFIYTYLFKYKLLVFQLIIGLVAGSLLQLLFPFLTQSIVDIGIQNQDLDFIYLILIAQIMLFVGQISIQAIRSWILLHLSTRINISLVSDFFIKLMNLPIAYFDTRMTGDIMQRIEDHKRIETFLTGSSLNTLFSFFNIIVFSFILIYYNLTIFLIFIIGSILFIGWIFFFLKRRKELDYKRFTQMSEEQSKTIELISGMQEIKLHNAERQKRWGWEFIQVRLFKVSMEGLTLEQLQSIGSQFINELKNILITFTSASLVLKGEISLGMMLSIQYIIGQLNNPISQLVDFIQDMQDAKISLERLNEIHDKEDEEDLEQPKLYEIEPNKDIQIDNLSFRYIGVKEYVLNQIDLIIPHKKTTAIVGASGSGKTTLMKLLMRFYEPNEGFIKLGSQNFNTISQRTWRSHCGAVMQEGYIFNDTIAHNIVVGENYIDKEKLLRAVTVANIKDFIESLPLSYNSKIGSEGIGISGGQKQRLLIARAVYKNPDFIFFDEATSALDAHNERIIMENLNQFFKGKTAVIIAHRLSTVKNADQIIVMNSGKIVEQGTHSSLIAKKGDYYHLVKNQLELEKLNES